The DNA sequence GGCAGGGATCCCGCTGCCAGACAGTGCAACGAGCACACCATGCAGCTGTAGCGCAGTGTGTGTCAGGGGCAGGGACACGCCCCCTCCAACCCTCAGCGTGAAGGGGCCAGGTCCAAGCCTGAACTCGGTGGTGCCAGGGCAGGAGCGGGCCCGCTCTATGAGCTAGCCTTGGGGCCAGCCTCGGCCTGAGCCCCCCAGGCCCCTTGGGCATGGCCAAGCGAAGGGCACAGCCGACATGTGGGAGCTGAAAAGAAGCATTTATTTGCCCCAGCTGGTGCCACCCCAAGCCCTGGACAATGGACTCTGaggccccactgccccagtccCGCGCTGGGCTGCCAGGAAAGCGCCCTGGCTCGTAAACAGGGAGTGAGTTTTATCATTAACCAGGGTGGCACATGGCGAGGATGCAGCTATCAGCTGGGAGCAGCCGCtacagcctggcactgccccacagcctcGCCGGGCGCTCCGACGGGGATGGTTTCACGGGCCGGGCACAGAGGCTGGCGCTGCAGCTGGGCGGAACCCAGGGCTGGTCAGGCTTAAGGGGCGTGCGCCGGAGGGCAGTTTGGTTGCTGTGACGGGGCCTTGAAACAGTCTGGAGTCAGCGTGGCAggggggcatggggcagccatggTGCCAGCAGCGGGTGGGAACCGCCGCCCAGAGAAATAGCTCAGTGCCTGGCCGCTGGGCACCGGGTTTCTGTCCAGCACAGAGGCCCTCTGGCTGATCCCTCACAGCTCACCGAACTGCTCCATCTCCAAGGCCGGCCTGGCCAGCTCCCTGTCGGtgccaggcagctcctgcccGGGCTCTGAGGTCCAGTTGGCCAGAAGGTCGCTGAAGTCGGGCGGGTTTGTGTTGAGGACGCAGGAGGGGGCGGGCGACGGCTCCTTCCAGAAGGACTGCGGCAGCTTCCTCTTATGCATGGGCGTGACGTGGGCGTACTTCTCCAGCCGCGGCCTGCGGGCATCGGCTGCCCGGTGCGCGAGGAAACGCCGCAGGCCATAGTCAAAGAGCTCGGCCAAGGGCCCGAGCTGCTGGGCCCCGTCCTTGTTCCAGATGGACCTCCACACCCGCGGGTCCAGCTGCCCCCCGGCCTCCTCGGCGTCCGGCGAGCCGCCCTGGGCCAGCCGCAGCAGGTCGGCGTAGTAGAGCTCCCGCCCCGACCGGCGGGGGGAGCAGCCGGCGTTGTAGATGTTGCAGGCGTCGGGGTCCTCGGCCTTGGCCTTCCTCCCGAAGTAGCGCTGGATGTCGCAGCTGATCAGCTCGGAGAACTTCAGGAGCTGCCGGGTGGTTTCGGCCTCGCTCGGGCTGCAGCCGACCGGGGCTTGGTCCCTCTCCGGGCCAGGCccgtcttcctcttcctcttccgcctcctcctcttcctccgacAGCTCCTGGAAGTCCCCGTCCTGCGGGGCGGGCGGCTGCAGGAAGGCCGTGGGCAGCCTGAACTCGGCCAGGTTGCGGATCACGCCGGCGGCCATCTCGTCCGGCTGGAGGGCACAAGGAGAGGCAGGGTGAGGGCCGTGCCGGTGGGACACGGGGCAGGCCTGA is a window from the Carettochelys insculpta isolate YL-2023 chromosome 16, ASM3395843v1, whole genome shotgun sequence genome containing:
- the PERCC1 gene encoding protein PERCC1, with protein sequence MAAGVIRNLAEFRLPTAFLQPPAPQDGDFQELSEEEEEAEEEEEDGPGPERDQAPVGCSPSEAETTRQLLKFSELISCDIQRYFGRKAKAEDPDACNIYNAGCSPRRSGRELYYADLLRLAQGGSPDAEEAGGQLDPRVWRSIWNKDGAQQLGPLAELFDYGLRRFLAHRAADARRPRLEKYAHVTPMHKRKLPQSFWKEPSPAPSCVLNTNPPDFSDLLANWTSEPGQELPGTDRELARPALEMEQFGEL